From the Terriglobales bacterium genome, the window ATGACCGCCTTCACCACCGTGCCTTTTTTCGCCGTCCCGTCGGGAGATGCTTCCTTCACGGCGGCGGTGATGACGTCGCCCAGGCCGGCGCTCAGACCAGTAGAACCGCCCAGCGGGAGGATCATCTGGAGCTTGCGTGCGCCGGAGTTGTCGGCGACATCGAGCATCGTTCTCATCATGACTGCCATGTTCGATTCTCCTTGGACCCGTGCGCCCGCGGGTCAGAGACCCGCGCCACACAACCTGCTACGCGACGCCGGCCGCCTCTTCCTTGCCCGGCGTGACCGCCTCCGGACCCACCAGCTTGGCGCGGCGGATGACTTCTTTCAGGCGCCAGCGCTTCAGCTTCGACATGGGACGAGTTTCTTCCAGGCGAACGACATCGCCGACATTGGCGGTGTTGTTTTCGTCGTGCGCGTAGAAGCGGCG encodes:
- the rpsQ gene encoding 30S ribosomal protein S17 — encoded protein: MTETTTAIETTRKTLVGDVVSTKMQKTIVVEVTRKKSHHLYGRVIARSRRFYAHDENNTANVGDVVRLEETRPMSKLKRWRLKEVIRRAKLVGPEAVTPGKEEAAGVA
- the rplN gene encoding 50S ribosomal protein L14 — protein: MAVMMRTMLDVADNSGARKLQMILPLGGSTGLSAGLGDVITAAVKEASPDGTAKKGTVVKAVIVRTRKEHRRRDGTYIRFDQNAAVLINDAHEPVGTRVFGPVARELREKKFLKIVSLAPEVL